Sequence from the Deltaproteobacteria bacterium genome:
GACGCACGACATCGTGGTGGGCTCGAAGAAGCTCGGCCACCAGAAGCGGTCCTGGCTGCGCAAGCTCGGCTCGGACCTCTTCCTCCGCATCGCGCGGCTGCTGCTCGGGATCGGCTACGAGGACTATTCGATCGCCGCCAAGGCGTACCGCATCGAGACCTGCAGGCGCTTCACCGACCGGATCAACATCGGCTCCTCCTACGTCATCGAGATGTGCTTCCTCACCCAGCGCTCCGGGGGGCGCGTCATCCAGATCCCCGTCTCCTGCGAGGACTGGCGCGCGTCGAAGTTCAACCTGGTGCACGAGGCGCTCTACAAGTACAGCCACCTCGTGCAGCTGTGGCTGACGGACGGCAGACGGTGAGCGAGCACCCGGCCCGCCGCAGCGCCGACCCGTGGTGGACGCTCGCCTGGCTGGGTCTCGTCCTGGCGATCCCGCTCCGGCTCGCCTTCTTCGCCGGCTTCGGCCTGGGAGACGACCCGAACGAGTCCTTCGCCGTGATCGGCTTCGCGGAGCGCCTGCGCCTGAACCCCGCCGACTTCATGCACTACCGGGTGATCAACGTCGTCCTCCGGGGGCTGCTCTACCGCGTCTTCTCCGTCAACGAGCTCGCCTTCGTCCTGCCCATCCTGGCCTTCGCGCTCGGCACGCACGCCATGTCGATCGTCCTCGCACGCGACCTCCTCGGCGCGCGCGGCGCCTTCCTCACCTCGCTCCTCTTCCTGGTGACGCCCTACGAGACCCTCGCCTCGACGGCCAACGTCCCGGACTACATCCATGCCTTCTTCGGCGTCGCGTGCGCGTGGGCGGCCTATCGCGGCTATCACCGGCGGAGCGACCGCTACATGGCGCTCGCCGCCGTCTTCCTCGTGCTCGGCCTGCTCAACCGGCTGTCGATGGTCCTCCTCGTGCAGACGCTCGGCGTCGCGACCCTGTGTACGCTCCGGCAGTGGCGCCGCTGGGTCGCCCTGTGGGCCGTGTTCGCGGTGCTGGTGGGGCTCGTGTGCCTCGCCGACTTCTTCTACTCCGGGCTGCCGTACGGCTGGATCGCCAACTCCTCCGGCGGCATGG
This genomic interval carries:
- a CDS encoding glycosyltransferase family 2 protein, giving the protein MSPATPTPFTVGIPVYNEEAILVLNTERLLAFLDGLGREYEVIIGSNGSTDSTTALGVDLSRRFPHVSFFHLPERGVGLAFREFVARARYPLLVSADMDLSVDMSFIPAALELLETHDIVVGSKKLGHQKRSWLRKLGSDLFLRIARLLLGIGYEDYSIAAKAYRIETCRRFTDRINIGSSYVIEMCFLTQRSGGRVIQIPVSCEDWRASKFNLVHEALYKYSHLVQLWLTDGRR